From Mucilaginibacter gotjawali:
TTTAATGAAAGATGCAGAACAAAAAAATATGATCCAAACCCCAACAGCGCTGGCGGTTGATTTGAAAAGGAATTTCCCGGAGATAGAAAATGCAGTGAGGTTAAGCGGTATAGACGATGAAACGATAAAAGTTGGCAAAAAAAGTTTTAAGGAAAAAGGGGAAAAGTTAACTTATGCTGACGCTGATTTTTTTAAGGTATTTAATTTTCCTTTAATAAGTGGTAACCCGGAAACTGTAATGTCGGGCCGTAACCAGGTGGTGATCGGTGAGCGGCTTGCCGAAAAATATTTTGGTAAAGACAACGCAGTTGGTAAAATACTTTTAATGCCGAATGAAACGAATCAGCCGCCGCTAACGGTTAGCGGGGTGTATAAAAACTTCCCGGCAAACTCAAGCTTCCAGTTTGATATGATCCTGCCGATGGAATCAAATCCCGATTATCAAAATGACTACAACAGGGGCGTAAATTCTTTTAGCGATCCACTTATTTTAAAGATAAAAAAGGGTACCGACGTCGCTAAATTCCAGGCGAAACTTGACGTTTTTGCAAAACAATATTTCAAACCACTGATTTTGTCGATGAAGAAATATAACCCAAAATCGAATACCCGGGATATGCATATCATTTTACGACCTTTTGCCGATGCCCATTATAACCAGGCAACAGGATGGTATCATTATACCGACTTAAAAAACATTTATCAGTTGGTTTGCCTTACGGTGGTTATTTTGTTTATTGCTTGTTTAAATTATATCCTGCTTACCCTTACCAGCGCTATTTCCCGTTCACAGGACGTGGGGGTCCGTAAAACCATTGGTGCAGGCCGTGTGCAGATCGTTACACAATATTATACCGAAACACAATTGCTGGCATTTATTGCGGTGATAGCCGGATTCCTGTTGTCAGTTTTATGCCTGCCATTTTTCGGAAGCCTTACCGGTACTCAAATTGTACTGGCCAATTTTTCAGTTGGCACAATTGCTTTGTTTTTGTTTGTACTGGCTTTGATTTTGGGTTTATTGGCCGGTATTTATCCGGCATTGGCTATGTCCGGCTTAAAGCCGCTAAATATTATGCGCGGGTTTTCGGCGTATCGCATCAACCCGGTTTTATCAAAAAGCCTTATTGTTTTGCAATTTACGGTTTGTGTCATTATGGTGATCTCCACCATGGCCATCAATAAACAAATTCATTTTTTAAATGAAACCGATATGGGTTTTGATAAAGACCAGGTATTAATGATCAGGTCGCCATATAGCTGGCAGGATAAGCAGCATACCAATACGTTAAGGGACGAATTATTTCATTATGCGGCAACCGAACCCGCAATTGCTGATGTGACAAGCGGCTCATACTATTACGGCGGCATTAATTTTAATGGCTACATCATAAACGGCGAAAAAGTAATGCTGCAGGCATTAAATGTAGATTATAATTATTTTTCATTTTTAAAGATCCCCATTGTTAAAGGGCGTACTTTTTCGAGGAACATAACAACAGATAGTGCAAAGTTAGATTATCCTGACCTGAAAAAATCTCAGAAAGCCAGCCTTGCGTTTCGTTCCGTTGTGGTGAACGAAACACTATACAAAATGCTTGGTAAGCCACCCGTTGGCGAGCTTGACCGCCAGATGGGCGGTATAATCATTGGCGTTTGCAAAGATTATCATATCCAGGACCTTACAAAAAAATTGAACCGGCCTATCATACCATCAACGCGCAGGGTAATAATAGTTACTGGTTGAAAATTAAAGCAGGGCAGAGCGTCCCCCGAACATTAGAAAAGATAAAAGGCAACTGGAACAAACTGACTGGCAACTTACCTTTTGATTATACCTTTATGGACCAGGAAGTTGCACAATCTTACGATGCTTATTTACGCTGGATGACTACGATCAATACCGCATGTATCCTTGCAATAATTATTTCGTGCCTGGGGCTATTTGGTTTATCAGGCTTAAACACCCTTAACCGCACAAAGGAAATCGGCATCCGCAAGGTATTGGGAGCGTCTGTATCAAACCTGTTTATTTTACTTAACCGTGGGACGCTGGTGCTGGCAACGGGCTCATTTATTATAGCAGCCCCCATCGCGTTTTATTTAATACACCAATGGCTGGATAATTTTGCCTATCGCATAAAACCTGATTGGTTACTATTTACTTCGGCCGGCGCTATTGCGATGCTTACTGCATTGCTTGCAGTAAGTTATCACACCATAAAGGCGGCCAGATGCAACCCGGTTGAGAGCTTGAGGAACGAGTAGGAGATAGTTCATGGTTCTTAGTTGCTAGTTCATAGCAGGAAACCTTTTCGCTATGAACTATGATCCATTACCCATGAACCAAACTGTATCATAACCGTACATGTACTGTTACACTTACGAACATATTCGTATATTATAACTATTGTTATCTTGTTGATTATTAATTTGTTAATAATTTGGTATGTATTTTAAGTATCATTATTTACTTGCAAGCTTATGATAAAAAACTATTTTAAAATCGCCTGGCGAAACATTATCCGTCACAAAAGTTATTCGGCCATTAATGTTGCCGGCTTAAGTGTTGGCATTGCTTCGTGCCTGCTCATATTTATAGTGATACAATACGAATTAAGTTTCGATACGTCTCAACCCAATTATAAAAACATTTACAGGATTATAACCCAGGAGGTCCATAAGGACGGTATCAATAATAACCCGGGCATAGCAGCCCCTGCTGTTGATGCATTCCGCTTAAGTTTTCCGCAAGCCAAAGTTGCCGGTTTACAATCAAGCTATGGCAGCCAGGTTACCGTTCCGGGTAGTTCCGGCAACCCTGCTACCGACAAAAAGTTTATCGAAAACATGGGGGTTATGTTTATTGAGCCCCAATACTTTGATATTTTCAAATCCAGCTGGCTTGCCGGGCAGCCATCTGCCTTAAAGGCTCCAAATATGGTTGTAATTGATAAAAGCAGCGCAGTTAAATACTTTGGCGATTGGAAAAATGCAATGGGCAAAACGCTGAAAATGGATAACGTTTTAACCCTTAAAGTGGCCGGGATTATTGAAGATGCCCCTTCAAATAGCGATTTTCCGTTAAAAGTACTTATTTCCTATCTTACATGGAAGCAACACCCAAAAGATTACGGCTACCAAAATACCTGGAACTCAGTAAGCAGCAACCACCAGGTGTTTATGCTGTTTCCGTCTAATGT
This genomic window contains:
- a CDS encoding ABC transporter permease → MIKINLKLAIRNIFRNKLYSAINLVGLSVASAFCILVYLYVKNEQSFDRFHHDQDRLYRVEESDIYSSLRAKSQKSFFSDLMKDAEQKNMIQTPTALAVDLKRNFPEIENAVRLSGIDDETIKVGKKSFKEKGEKLTYADADFFKVFNFPLISGNPETVMSGRNQVVIGERLAEKYFGKDNAVGKILLMPNETNQPPLTVSGVYKNFPANSSFQFDMILPMESNPDYQNDYNRGVNSFSDPLILKIKKGTDVAKFQAKLDVFAKQYFKPLILSMKKYNPKSNTRDMHIILRPFADAHYNQATGWYHYTDLKNIYQLVCLTVVILFIACLNYILLTLTSAISRSQDVGVRKTIGAGRVQIVTQYYTETQLLAFIAVIAGFLLSVLCLPFFGSLTGTQIVLANFSVGTIALFLFVLALILGLLAGIYPALAMSGLKPLNIMRGFSAYRINPVLSKSLIVLQFTVCVIMVISTMAINKQIHFLNETDMGFDKDQVLMIRSPYSWQDKQHTNTLRDELFHYAATEPAIADVTSGSYYYGGINFNGYIINGEKVMLQALNVDYNYFSFLKIPIVKGRTFSRNITTDSAKLDYPDLKKSQKASLAFRSVVVNETLYKMLGKPPVGELDRQMGGIIIGVCKDYHIQDLTKKLNRPIIPSTRRVIIVTG
- a CDS encoding ABC transporter permease, yielding MKIKAGQSVPRTLEKIKGNWNKLTGNLPFDYTFMDQEVAQSYDAYLRWMTTINTACILAIIISCLGLFGLSGLNTLNRTKEIGIRKVLGASVSNLFILLNRGTLVLATGSFIIAAPIAFYLIHQWLDNFAYRIKPDWLLFTSAGAIAMLTALLAVSYHTIKAARCNPVESLRNE